One part of the Arabidopsis thaliana chromosome 1 sequence genome encodes these proteins:
- a CDS encoding Mitochondrial substrate carrier family protein (Mitochondrial substrate carrier family protein; FUNCTIONS IN: binding; INVOLVED IN: transport, mitochondrial transport, transmembrane transport; LOCATED IN: mitochondrial inner membrane, membrane; CONTAINS InterPro DOMAIN/s: Mitochondrial substrate carrier (InterPro:IPR001993), Mitochondrial substrate/solute carrier (InterPro:IPR018108); BEST Arabidopsis thaliana protein match is: Mitochondrial substrate carrier family protein (TAIR:AT1G07030.1); Has 2535 Blast hits to 2317 proteins in 250 species: Archae - 0; Bacteria - 0; Metazoa - 1486; Fungi - 476; Plants - 406; Viruses - 0; Other Eukaryotes - 167 (source: NCBI BLink).), translated as MAVEDSTAPKFKEQDLQLWQLMIAGSVAGSFKNMTMFPVRTLDQRMLHRSYSQRHVGIRQALRSVIQTEGPSALYRGIWYMRHGAMGPAQFVHFSFYDVSKNFLSTGNPNNPVVHVISWAFTAVWSYAVSTPVDMAKLRHQNGFGNYKGVWDCAKRVTHEEGISKF; from the coding sequence ATGGCGGTGGAAGATTCAACGGCACCAAAATTTAAGGAACAAGACCTCCAGTTGTGGCAGTTGATGATTGCAGGTTCAGTTGCTGGTTCCTTTAAGAACATGACGATGTTTCCTGTTCGCACCTTGGATCAACGTATGCTGCATCGTTCGTATTCGCAAAGACATGTCGGAATCCGGCAGGCTCTGCGTTCGGTAATCCAAACGGAAGGACCATCGGCTCTGTACCGTGGGATATGGTATATGAGGCATGGAGCCATGGGACCCGCTCAATTCGTACATTTCTCCTTCTACGATGTATCCAAGAATTTCTTGTCTACCGGGAATCCAAACAACCCCGTGGTGCACGTGATTTCCTGGGCCTTCACGGCTGTATGGAGTTATGCCGTTTCAACTCCTGTTGATATGGCGAAGCTGAGGCACCAAAATGGGTTCGGTAACTACAAAGGCGTCTGGGATTGCGCCAAAAGGGTGACTCATGAGGAAGGAATCAGTAAGTTTTGA
- a CDS encoding Mitochondrial substrate carrier family protein (Mitochondrial substrate carrier family protein; FUNCTIONS IN: binding; INVOLVED IN: transport, mitochondrial transport, transmembrane transport; LOCATED IN: mitochondrial inner membrane, membrane; EXPRESSED IN: 20 plant structures; EXPRESSED DURING: 15 growth stages; CONTAINS InterPro DOMAIN/s: Mitochondrial carrier protein (InterPro:IPR002067), Mitochondrial substrate carrier (InterPro:IPR001993), Mitochondrial substrate/solute carrier (InterPro:IPR018108); BEST Arabidopsis thaliana protein match is: Mitochondrial substrate carrier family protein (TAIR:AT2G30160.1); Has 27351 Blast hits to 14015 proteins in 457 species: Archae - 0; Bacteria - 6; Metazoa - 11451; Fungi - 7735; Plants - 5292; Viruses - 0; Other Eukaryotes - 2867 (source: NCBI BLink).) encodes MATEATTVPKFQEPDLRQVSQTPDFKPEIAHDGLKFWQFMIAGSIAGSVEHMAMFPVDTIKTHMQALRPCPLKPVGIREAFRSIIQKEGPSALYRGIWAMGLGAGPAHAVYFSFYEVSKKYLSAGDQNNSVAHAMSGVFATISSDAVFTPMDMVKQRLQMGEGTYKGVWDCVKRVLREEGIGAFYASYRTTVLMNAPFTAVHFATYEAAKKGLMEFSPDRISDEEGWLVHATAGAAAGGLAAAVTTPLDVVKTQLQCQGVCGCDRFTSSSISHVLRTIVKKDGYRGLLRGWLPRMLFHAPAAAICWSTYEGVKSFFQDFNVDSNTA; translated from the exons ATGGCTACGGAGGCTACAACCGTACCCAAATTCCAGGAACCTGATCTCCGGCAGGTTTCTCAGACACCGGATTTCAAACCGGAAATCGCTCACGATGGTCTTAAGTTCTGGCAATTTATGATTGCTGGTTCGATTGCTGGCTCCGTCGAACACATGGCGATGTTTCCCGTCGATACCATCAAGACCCATATGCAAGCGCTTCGACCATGTCCCTTAAAACCCGTCGGAATCCGGGAAGCTTTCCGTTCGATTATCCAAAAGGAAGGACCTTCAGCTCTGTATCGCGGGATCTGGGCTATGGGTCTCGGCGCTGGACCTGCTCACGCCGTTTACTTCTCATTCTATGAAGTATCGAAGAAGTATTTATCCGCCGGGGATCAGAACAATTCCGTCGCGCATGCGATGTCCGGCGTATTCGCTACTATATCAAGCGATGCTGTTTTCACTCCCATGGATATGGTGAAGCAGAGGTTGCAGATGGGTGAAGGGACTTATAAAGGAGTCTGGGATTGTGTTAAGAGGGTTTTGCGTGAGGAAGGGATTGGTGCGTTTTATGCTTCTTATAGGACGACGGTTCTGATGAACGCGCCGTTTACGGCTGTTCACTTTGCCACTTACGAGGCTGCTAAGAAGGGATTGATGGAGTTTTCGCCGGATAGAATTAGTGATGAGGAAGGTTGGTTGGTTCACGCTACCGCTGGAGCTGCTGCTGGTGGATTGGCAGCTGCTGTGACTACGCCGCTTGATGTTGTCAAGACGCAGTTGCAATGTCAG GGTGTGTGTGGATGTGACCGCTTCACTAGTAGTTCTATTAGCCATGTACTTAGAACGATAGTGAAAAAAGATGGATACAGAGGACTTCTAAGGGGATGGCTCCCGAGAATGCTCTTCCATGCTCCTGCAGCAGCAATCTGTTGGTCCACTTATGAAGGAGttaaatctttctttcaaGACTTCAATGTCGATTCAAACACTGCctga
- a CDS encoding plant/protein (unknown protein; INVOLVED IN: biological_process unknown; LOCATED IN: chloroplast; EXPRESSED IN: 24 plant structures; EXPRESSED DURING: 14 growth stages; BEST Arabidopsis thaliana protein match is: unknown protein (TAIR:AT1G27030.1); Has 540 Blast hits to 538 proteins in 187 species: Archae - 0; Bacteria - 333; Metazoa - 0; Fungi - 0; Plants - 67; Viruses - 0; Other Eukaryotes - 140 (source: NCBI BLink).): protein MISLHSSAIKASLYGSFPSSLRSTLSVSFSAGSLIRLPSVGKRNLSVVVSSGRDSSMSSNNVSRGSSSKVAAESFFRSVLGQMETVYLNRNPTPKSVLELVRSVDDQQLCYDHLAFRTFGIGGYGIDSLASFFLDYGYTPMDELKFPAKKLRALWFAPPNASAVPGGSGVNGPLPRVFISELLVDQMSSQTQDVIRKYTEASPNGKKYAGLSSALGTLTWEKPLSSEFEQLARESEYAAWTLVNGYALNHVTISVHRLKSHLNKIKKLNQFLEEKGIKLNSEGGVLKVSPDGGLQQSSTVADSISFKFADGVTKSIPCSYIEFAERLVLPQYQNIPESEIQESHRRDGFEVGNADKIFESTFQEQLSRRTG, encoded by the exons ATGATCTCACTCCACTCATCAGCCATTAAAGCCTCTCTCTACGGCTCTTTCCCTTCTTCGTTACGATCAACACTCTCTGTTTCCTTCTCTGCTGGATCTCTTATTCGGCTTCCTTCCGTCGGCAAGCGCAATCTCTCCGTCGTCGTTTCCTCTGGAAGAGACTCCTCGATGTCATCAAACAATGTTTCTCGCGGATCGTCTTCAAAG GTTGCTGCTGAATCTTTCTTCAGGAGTGTCTTAGGGCAGATGGAAACTGTTTACCTAAATCGAAACCCGACGCCTAAATCCGTCTTGGAGCTTGTTCGATCTGTTGATGACCAGCAACTTTGCTATGATCATCTCGCTTTCAGAACGTTTGGG ATTGGTGGTTATGGGATTGACTCGCTTGCAAGCTTTTTCCTTGACTATGGATATACACCGATGGATGAGCTAAAATTTCCGGCCAAAAAGCTTAGAGCTTTGTGGTTTGCACCTCCTAATGCTTCTGCTGTTCCTGGTGGCAGCGGCGTTAACGGTCCTTTACCGAGAGTTTTTATCTCAGAGCTCCTGGTGGACCAGATGAGTTCACAGACTCAG gatGTAATCAGAAAATACACGGAAGCATCACCTAATGGGAAAAAGTATGCTGGACTTTCTAGTGCTTTGGGTACTTTAACTTGGGAAAAGCCTCTATCTTCTGAGTTTGAGCAATTGGCTAG GGAAAGTGAATACGCAGCATGGACCCTTGTCAATGGATATGCACTTAACCACGTCACGATTTCTGTTCATCGGCTTAAATCTCatctaaacaaaatcaagaagcTCAATCAGTTCCTCGAAGAAAAAGGTATCAAATTGAACTCAGAAGGAGGAGTCCTTAAAG TTAGCCCTGATGGTGGTTTGCAGCAAAGCTCAACTGTAGCAGATTCGATATCTTTCAAGTTCGCTGATGGTGTTACCAAATCTATCCCTTGTTCATACATTGAGTTTGCTGAACGCCTTGTACTTCCGCAGTACCAAAATATACCCGAAAGCGAG ATACAAGAGTCTCATCGACGTGATGGATTTGAGGTCGGAAATGCTGACAAGATCTTCGAGAGCACATTTCAGGAGCAGCTTTCCCGACGAACCGGGTGA
- a CDS encoding CCT motif family protein (CCT motif family protein; CONTAINS InterPro DOMAIN/s: CCT domain (InterPro:IPR010402); BEST Arabidopsis thaliana protein match is: CCT motif family protein (TAIR:AT4G25990.1); Has 1772 Blast hits to 1772 proteins in 105 species: Archae - 0; Bacteria - 0; Metazoa - 1; Fungi - 2; Plants - 1711; Viruses - 0; Other Eukaryotes - 58 (source: NCBI BLink).), whose product MDTQRLPKKEEEEEEDHLLSSTFESINGHSRDQHNHSIDDFESIFDITIDNLSCSNELTWDFWEEDEDEDVGEEEKRSSTDQEGSSFGFWENKPTDYEDKDLGLKLNLNHQEVIDAWSDHQKPLWTDTSTLDNSVYRGEVPVIEEKRNMRREASVLRYKEKRQSRLFSKKIRYQVRKLNADKRPRFKGRFVKRET is encoded by the exons ATGGATACACAAAGGTTGccgaagaaagaagaagaagaagaagaagatcatctaCTTTCTTCAACCTTCGAGTCCATCAATGGTCACTCTCGAGACCAACACAATCATTCTATAGATGATTTCGAGAGCATTTTCGACATCACCATTGACAATTTAAGCTGCTCTAACGAACTCACGTGGGATTTCtgggaagaagacgaagatgaagatgtaggggaagaagaaaaaagatcgAGTACTGATCAAGAAGGCTcaagttttgggttttgggaGAATAAGCCGACGGATTATGAAGACAAAGACTTGGGTCTGAAGCTGAATCTGAACCATCAAGAAGTTATCGATGCTTGGTCTGATCACCAGAAACCTCTGTGGACAGATACTTCAACTCTGGACAATTCCGTTTAT AGGGGAGAAGTGCCAGTGatagaggagaagagaaacatgCGAAGAGAAGCAAGTGTGTTAAGgtacaaagagaaaagacaGAGTAGGCTCTTCTCTAAGAAGATAAGGTACCAAGTCCGAAAACTCAACGCAGATAAACGACCTCGTTTTAAG GGTCGGTTCGTGAAAAGAGAGACTTAA
- a CDS encoding CCT motif family protein, with product MDTQRLPKKEEEEEEDHLLSSTFESINGHSRDQHNHSIDDFESIFDITIDNLSCSNELTWDFWEEDEDEDVGEEEKRSSTDQEGSSFGFWENKPTDYEDKDLGLKLNLNHQEVIDAWSDHQKPLWTDTSTLDNSVYRGEVPVIEEKRNMRREASVLRYKEKRQSRLFSKKIRYQVRKLNADKRPRFKVSFLFLLLSTL from the exons ATGGATACACAAAGGTTGccgaagaaagaagaagaagaagaagaagatcatctaCTTTCTTCAACCTTCGAGTCCATCAATGGTCACTCTCGAGACCAACACAATCATTCTATAGATGATTTCGAGAGCATTTTCGACATCACCATTGACAATTTAAGCTGCTCTAACGAACTCACGTGGGATTTCtgggaagaagacgaagatgaagatgtaggggaagaagaaaaaagatcgAGTACTGATCAAGAAGGCTcaagttttgggttttgggaGAATAAGCCGACGGATTATGAAGACAAAGACTTGGGTCTGAAGCTGAATCTGAACCATCAAGAAGTTATCGATGCTTGGTCTGATCACCAGAAACCTCTGTGGACAGATACTTCAACTCTGGACAATTCCGTTTAT AGGGGAGAAGTGCCAGTGatagaggagaagagaaacatgCGAAGAGAAGCAAGTGTGTTAAGgtacaaagagaaaagacaGAGTAGGCTCTTCTCTAAGAAGATAAGGTACCAAGTCCGAAAACTCAACGCAGATAAACGACCTCGTTTTAAGGTCTCTTTcttattccttcttctttctacaCTCTAG
- the DFO gene encoding uncharacterized protein, with protein MRHNIKFKSKGTLKIRNTAQISLWKKCSDSMIADQTYLFINRVQDRRFDEESLRILELSLVAMNVKSFLEVRSRLRDFMRSESVVIFGELTGESMVAKLSVLEFFARAFALLGDMESCLAMRYEALNLRQLKSPSCLWLGVSHSEWTKFAVQSMENGFPSIAGKASENALLSLKKDSLIEPKSEDNSDILDAAEKVRRLRDSAASLTSSHSVQAQGAGYLRSKEHRIQSRQTLPTKNPDCTGSNLFREGIKKRNERMLQDLRSIRMNRNLEPDVRCV; from the exons aTGCGCCATaacataaaattcaaatcaaaggGCACATTGAAAATTCGAAACACCGCTCAAATTTCTCTCTGGAAAAAATGTTCAGATTCGATGATCGCTGATCAGACTTATCTCTTTATCAATCGGGTCCAAGACAGAAG GTTCGATGAAGAATCTCTTCGGATTCTCGAGTTGTCTCTGGTTGCAATGAATGTGAAATCGTTTTTGGAAGTTAGATCTCGATTGAGAGATTTCATGAGATCTGAATCGGTTGTTATATTCGGTGAGCTCACCGGAGAATCCATGGTCGCAAAACTCTCCGTACTTGAATTCTTCGCTCGTGCTTTTGCTCTTCTCGGTGATATGGAG AGTTGTTTGGCTATGAGGTATGAGGCATTGAATTTGCGGCAGCTCAAGTCTCCTAGCTGTTTGTGGTTAGGGGTTTCACATTCAGAATGGACCAAATTTGCAGTCCAATCTATGGAAAATGGATTCCCTTCCATTGCAGGAAAG GCGTCTGAAAATGCCCTGTTGAGCCTTAAGAAGGATAGTCTTATTGAACCAAAATCAGAAGATAATTCTGACATTTTGGATGCTGCTGAGAAAGTAAGGAGACTAAGGGATTCAGCTGCCTCGTTAACATCTTCACATTCAg TTCAGGCACAAGGTGCAGGGTACTTGAGAAGCAAGGAACACAGAATACAATCCAGACAGACTCTACCCACTAAAAATCCAGACTGCACAGGTAGCAATCTGTTCAGAGAAGGAATCAAGAAGCGTAACGAAAGAATGTTGCAAGATCTCCGTAGTATTCGGATGAATCGAAATCTAGAACCAGATGTGCGCTGTGTTTGA
- the DFO gene encoding uncharacterized protein — MRHNIKFKSKGTLKIRNTAQISLWKKCSDSMIADQTYLFINRVQDRRFDEESLRILELSLVAMNVKSFLEVRSRLRDFMRSESVVIFGELTGESMVAKLSVLEFFARAFALLGDMESCLAMRYEALNLRQLKSPSCLWLGVSHSEWTKFAVQSMENGFPSIAGKASENALLSLKKDSLIEPKSEDNSDILDAAEKVRRLRDSAASLTSSHSGAGYLRSKEHRIQSRQTLPTKNPDCTGSNLFREGIKKRNERMLQDLRSIRMNRNLEPDVRCV; from the exons aTGCGCCATaacataaaattcaaatcaaaggGCACATTGAAAATTCGAAACACCGCTCAAATTTCTCTCTGGAAAAAATGTTCAGATTCGATGATCGCTGATCAGACTTATCTCTTTATCAATCGGGTCCAAGACAGAAG GTTCGATGAAGAATCTCTTCGGATTCTCGAGTTGTCTCTGGTTGCAATGAATGTGAAATCGTTTTTGGAAGTTAGATCTCGATTGAGAGATTTCATGAGATCTGAATCGGTTGTTATATTCGGTGAGCTCACCGGAGAATCCATGGTCGCAAAACTCTCCGTACTTGAATTCTTCGCTCGTGCTTTTGCTCTTCTCGGTGATATGGAG AGTTGTTTGGCTATGAGGTATGAGGCATTGAATTTGCGGCAGCTCAAGTCTCCTAGCTGTTTGTGGTTAGGGGTTTCACATTCAGAATGGACCAAATTTGCAGTCCAATCTATGGAAAATGGATTCCCTTCCATTGCAGGAAAG GCGTCTGAAAATGCCCTGTTGAGCCTTAAGAAGGATAGTCTTATTGAACCAAAATCAGAAGATAATTCTGACATTTTGGATGCTGCTGAGAAAGTAAGGAGACTAAGGGATTCAGCTGCCTCGTTAACATCTTCACATTCAg GTGCAGGGTACTTGAGAAGCAAGGAACACAGAATACAATCCAGACAGACTCTACCCACTAAAAATCCAGACTGCACAGGTAGCAATCTGTTCAGAGAAGGAATCAAGAAGCGTAACGAAAGAATGTTGCAAGATCTCCGTAGTATTCGGATGAATCGAAATCTAGAACCAGATGTGCGCTGTGTTTGA
- the DFO gene encoding uncharacterized protein (unknown protein; Has 30 Blast hits to 30 proteins in 10 species: Archae - 0; Bacteria - 0; Metazoa - 0; Fungi - 0; Plants - 30; Viruses - 0; Other Eukaryotes - 0 (source: NCBI BLink).) — MRHNIKFKSKGTLKIRNTAQISLWKKCSDSMIADQTYLFINRVQDRRFDEESLRILELSLVAMNVKSFLEVRSRLRDFMRSESVVIFGELTGESMVAKLSVLEFFARAFALLGDMESCLAMRYEALNLRQLKSPSCLWLGVSHSEWTKFAVQSMENGFPSIAGKASENALLSLKKDSLIEPKSEDNSDILDAAEKVRRLRDSAASLTSSHSGIFIYIVSSLKFAVCNRLLTTF, encoded by the exons aTGCGCCATaacataaaattcaaatcaaaggGCACATTGAAAATTCGAAACACCGCTCAAATTTCTCTCTGGAAAAAATGTTCAGATTCGATGATCGCTGATCAGACTTATCTCTTTATCAATCGGGTCCAAGACAGAAG GTTCGATGAAGAATCTCTTCGGATTCTCGAGTTGTCTCTGGTTGCAATGAATGTGAAATCGTTTTTGGAAGTTAGATCTCGATTGAGAGATTTCATGAGATCTGAATCGGTTGTTATATTCGGTGAGCTCACCGGAGAATCCATGGTCGCAAAACTCTCCGTACTTGAATTCTTCGCTCGTGCTTTTGCTCTTCTCGGTGATATGGAG AGTTGTTTGGCTATGAGGTATGAGGCATTGAATTTGCGGCAGCTCAAGTCTCCTAGCTGTTTGTGGTTAGGGGTTTCACATTCAGAATGGACCAAATTTGCAGTCCAATCTATGGAAAATGGATTCCCTTCCATTGCAGGAAAG GCGTCTGAAAATGCCCTGTTGAGCCTTAAGAAGGATAGTCTTATTGAACCAAAATCAGAAGATAATTCTGACATTTTGGATGCTGCTGAGAAAGTAAGGAGACTAAGGGATTCAGCTGCCTCGTTAACATCTTCACATTCAggtattttcatttatatcgTGTCTTCTTTAAAGTTTGCTGTTTGTAACAGACTTCTGACTACATTTTGA
- the DFO gene encoding uncharacterized protein yields the protein MNVKSFLEVRSRLRDFMRSESVVIFGELTGESMVAKLSVLEFFARAFALLGDMESCLAMRYEALNLRQLKSPSCLWLGVSHSEWTKFAVQSMENGFPSIAGKASENALLSLKKDSLIEPKSEDNSDILDAAEKVRRLRDSAASLTSSHSGIFIYIVSSLKFAVCNRLLTTF from the exons ATGAATGTGAAATCGTTTTTGGAAGTTAGATCTCGATTGAGAGATTTCATGAGATCTGAATCGGTTGTTATATTCGGTGAGCTCACCGGAGAATCCATGGTCGCAAAACTCTCCGTACTTGAATTCTTCGCTCGTGCTTTTGCTCTTCTCGGTGATATGGAG AGTTGTTTGGCTATGAGGTATGAGGCATTGAATTTGCGGCAGCTCAAGTCTCCTAGCTGTTTGTGGTTAGGGGTTTCACATTCAGAATGGACCAAATTTGCAGTCCAATCTATGGAAAATGGATTCCCTTCCATTGCAGGAAAG GCGTCTGAAAATGCCCTGTTGAGCCTTAAGAAGGATAGTCTTATTGAACCAAAATCAGAAGATAATTCTGACATTTTGGATGCTGCTGAGAAAGTAAGGAGACTAAGGGATTCAGCTGCCTCGTTAACATCTTCACATTCAggtattttcatttatatcgTGTCTTCTTTAAAGTTTGCTGTTTGTAACAGACTTCTGACTACATTTTGA
- a CDS encoding Ribosomal protein L35Ae family protein (Ribosomal protein L35Ae family protein; FUNCTIONS IN: structural constituent of ribosome; INVOLVED IN: translation, ribosome biogenesis; LOCATED IN: ribosome, cytosolic large ribosomal subunit; EXPRESSED IN: 22 plant structures; EXPRESSED DURING: 13 growth stages; CONTAINS InterPro DOMAIN/s: Ribosomal protein L35Ae (InterPro:IPR001780), Ribosomal protein L35Ae, conserved site (InterPro:IPR018266); BEST Arabidopsis thaliana protein match is: Ribosomal protein L35Ae family protein (TAIR:AT1G74270.1); Has 767 Blast hits to 767 proteins in 257 species: Archae - 25; Bacteria - 0; Metazoa - 324; Fungi - 146; Plants - 149; Viruses - 0; Other Eukaryotes - 123 (source: NCBI BLink).), with product MVKGRQGERVRLYVRGTILGYKRSKSNQYPNTSLVQVEGVNTTEEVSWYKGKRMAYIYKAKTKKNGSHYRCIWGKVTRPHGNSGVVRAKFTSNLPPKSMGSRVRVFMYPSNI from the exons ATGGTGAAAGGACGCCAAGGAGAACGTGTCAG ACTCTATGTCAGGGGAACCATACTTGGCTACAAAAG GTCGAAGTCAAACCAGTATCCCAACACGTCACTAGTCCAAGTCGAGGGAGTTAACACCACTGAGGAAGTGTCATGGTACAAAGGTAAAAGGATGGCTTACATCTACAAAGCCAAGACCAAGAAGAACGGTAGTCACTACCGATGCATTTGGGGCAAAGTCACAAGGCCTCACGGTAACAGTGGCGTTGTTCGAGCCAAATTCACATCAAACTTGCCTCCTAAATCAATG GGATCTCGAGTTCGAGTGTTTATGTATCCGAGTAACATTTAA
- a CDS encoding Thioredoxin superfamily protein (Thioredoxin superfamily protein; FUNCTIONS IN: catalytic activity; INVOLVED IN: biological_process unknown; LOCATED IN: vacuole; EXPRESSED IN: 23 plant structures; EXPRESSED DURING: 15 growth stages; CONTAINS InterPro DOMAIN/s: Gamma interferon inducible lysosomal thiol reductase GILT (InterPro:IPR004911), Thioredoxin-like fold (InterPro:IPR012336); BEST Arabidopsis thaliana protein match is: gamma interferon responsive lysosomal thiol (GILT) reductase family protein (TAIR:AT5G01580.1); Has 470 Blast hits to 463 proteins in 91 species: Archae - 0; Bacteria - 0; Metazoa - 320; Fungi - 0; Plants - 101; Viruses - 0; Other Eukaryotes - 49 (source: NCBI BLink).), which yields MASMPSKLLPVLVCYVFLFPFASSSDYSGVSLPSSSPKVSVGLYYESLCPYCSSFIVNHLAKLFEDDLISIVDLHLSPWGNTKLRSDNVTAVCQHGAFECFLDTVEACAIDAWPKVSDHFPFIYCVEKLVTEHKYDKWETCYEKLNLNSKPVADCLSSGHGNELALHYAAETNALQPPHKYVPWVVVDGQPLYEDYENFISYICKAYKGNKVPGACTKYATGNFIRSVKLKRSPLVSWKGVNKMWDVLERITTSLSSYIDITGLL from the exons ATGGCGTCGATGCCGAGCAAACTTCTTCCAGTCCTAGTCTGctacgtttttcttttcccctTTGCATCATCATCTGATTATTCTGGGGTATCTCTTCCATCTTCGTCGCCTAAAGTCTCGGTGGGCCTGTACTACGAGTCTCTCTGTCCCTACTGCTCTTCCTTCATTGTTAACCACCTCGCGAAGCTCTTCGAAGACGATCTCATATCAATCGTCGATCTCCATCTCTCTCCGTGGGGCAATACCAAGCTCCGTTCCGATAACGTCACTGCCGTTTGCCAG CATGGGGCATTTGAATGCTTCTTGGATACCGTAGAAGCTTGTGCAATTGATGCTTGGCCTAAAGTA AGCGATCATTTCCCGTTCATATACTGTGTCGAGAAGTTGGTGACTGAACATAAGTATGACAAGTGGGAGACGTGTTATGAGAAGCTCAATCTCAACTCGAAACCTGTTGCAGATTGTCTCAGCAGTGGACATGGGAATGAG CTTGCTTTGCACTATGCTGCAGAAACGAATGCGCTTCAGCCTCCTCACAAGTATGTGCCCTGGGTAGTCGTGGATGGTCAGCCACTTTATGAG GACTATGAAAACTTCATAAGCTACATCTGCAAGGCTTACAAAGGTAATAAAGTACCTGGCGCATGTACCAAATATGCAACCGGCAACTTCATTCGTAGTGTCAAATTGAAACGCTCCCCTCTGGTGTCCTGGAAAGGCGTGAATAAGATGTGGGATGTGTTGGAACGTATCACAACCTCTTTATCGTCATACATCGACATCACCGGCCTGCTATGA